In one Streptomyces venezuelae genomic region, the following are encoded:
- a CDS encoding MFS transporter, producing the protein MPHNPYSRLFAIPGATAFTLGNLVARLPMGMFSVSAVIMISGARGSYALAGAVTATGLAATAVVAPWTARLVDRHGQARVAVPATLVAALGSLSLVLCVRYGAPDWTLFASYAATATTPNTGGMSRARWAHLLKGDARAVHTANSFEQAADELCFMLGPVLAAFLCGTFFPQAGTLIGVVLLVTGVLVFAAQRATEPPPHDRRDPTDTSAATKSLLRARGMPALLIGFLATGAVFGSLEVVTIAYADGQGHKAAAGVVLALQAAGSCAAGLVYGAAKPRGSLGRRHVLCAAAMAAVMTLPLLAVASTGSLIVLSVALLCAGMATAPTMVTAMTLVQRRTPEGRLNEGMTLAVTGLLGGIACGAACGGWAVEHLGTAAGYGVPVAAACCALLLSSAQACATSTRARLRRRRPAPPHVSSAV; encoded by the coding sequence ATGCCCCACAACCCGTACTCCCGCCTCTTCGCGATACCCGGCGCCACCGCCTTCACCCTCGGCAACCTCGTCGCACGGCTCCCCATGGGCATGTTCAGCGTCAGCGCCGTCATCATGATCTCCGGCGCCCGCGGCTCGTACGCCCTGGCCGGGGCCGTCACCGCGACCGGGCTCGCCGCGACCGCCGTCGTGGCGCCCTGGACGGCGCGGCTCGTCGACCGTCACGGGCAGGCACGCGTCGCAGTCCCAGCCACCCTCGTGGCCGCGCTCGGCTCGCTCTCCCTGGTGCTGTGCGTGCGCTACGGAGCGCCTGACTGGACGCTGTTCGCGTCGTACGCGGCCACGGCCACGACGCCCAACACCGGCGGCATGTCACGGGCCCGCTGGGCACACCTCCTCAAGGGGGACGCGCGGGCCGTGCACACCGCGAACTCCTTCGAGCAGGCCGCCGACGAGCTCTGCTTCATGCTCGGTCCCGTCCTCGCCGCGTTCCTGTGCGGCACGTTCTTCCCCCAGGCCGGCACCCTGATCGGTGTGGTCCTGCTGGTGACCGGCGTCCTCGTCTTCGCCGCCCAGCGTGCGACGGAGCCCCCGCCACACGACCGTCGGGACCCCACGGACACGTCCGCCGCGACGAAATCGCTGCTCCGCGCGCGTGGGATGCCCGCTCTGCTGATCGGCTTCCTCGCCACCGGTGCCGTCTTCGGCTCGCTCGAAGTCGTCACGATCGCCTACGCCGACGGGCAGGGGCACAAGGCCGCCGCGGGCGTCGTCCTCGCGCTCCAGGCCGCGGGTTCCTGCGCGGCGGGGCTCGTCTACGGGGCGGCGAAACCGCGCGGGTCCCTCGGCCGCCGCCATGTCCTGTGCGCGGCCGCGATGGCGGCCGTGATGACGCTGCCGCTGCTCGCGGTGGCGTCGACCGGATCGCTGATCGTCCTCTCCGTGGCGCTGCTGTGCGCGGGGATGGCGACGGCGCCCACGATGGTCACCGCCATGACGCTGGTGCAACGCCGCACCCCCGAGGGGCGGTTGAACGAGGGCATGACCCTCGCCGTGACCGGCCTCCTCGGGGGCATCGCGTGCGGCGCGGCGTGCGGCGGCTGGGCGGTGGAGCACCTGGGCACCGCCGCGGGCTACGGCGTGCCGGTCGCCGCCGCCTGCTGCGCGCTGCTGCTCAGCAGCGCGCAGGCTTGCGCCACGAGCACTCGAGCTCGGCTCCGGCGCCGCCGTCCCGCTCCGCCGCACGTGTCGAGCGCGGTGTGA
- a CDS encoding EamA family transporter codes for MSDTRIKSTSITTPRPMRPKQASIVEQSMEQSAEKNSPAPTAQPSARPAADPTAHPAARPTARPSAKAAAGFAALAAIGPATWGTTYVTTTELLPPDRPLLAAALRALPAGLILLALTRRLPSGDWWWKAAVLGILNFGAFFPLLFFGAYHLPGGVASTISAVMPLLVAGFGIGVLKVRPTRRTLLAGLVGVAGVALLVLRGSATVNLAGIVAMLTATTLMALAVVLSKRWGRPEGTSLLALTGWQLTAGGLVLAPIALTAEGLPGHFTGANIAGYTYLGIIGTALAYALWFRGIERLPASSVSFLGLANPVVATLAGLVILGQTLTVWQVAGLVLVLGSVALGQSRSKAPRARA; via the coding sequence ATGTCCGATACCAGGATCAAGAGCACCAGCATCACCACCCCGCGCCCGATGCGCCCGAAGCAGGCTTCTATCGTGGAGCAGAGCATGGAACAGAGCGCGGAAAAGAACTCACCCGCCCCGACCGCCCAGCCCTCGGCCCGCCCCGCGGCCGATCCCACGGCCCATCCCGCAGCCCGCCCCACGGCCCGCCCCTCCGCCAAAGCCGCCGCCGGCTTCGCCGCGCTCGCCGCCATCGGCCCCGCCACCTGGGGCACGACCTACGTCACCACCACCGAACTCCTCCCCCCGGACCGCCCGTTGCTTGCCGCCGCCCTCCGCGCGCTGCCCGCCGGGCTCATCCTGCTCGCCCTCACCCGGCGGCTGCCGAGCGGCGACTGGTGGTGGAAGGCCGCCGTCCTCGGCATCCTCAACTTCGGCGCCTTCTTCCCGCTCCTCTTCTTCGGCGCCTACCACCTGCCCGGCGGCGTCGCCTCGACGATCAGCGCGGTCATGCCCCTGCTCGTGGCGGGCTTCGGCATCGGCGTACTGAAGGTGCGGCCCACCCGCCGTACGCTGCTCGCGGGCCTGGTCGGCGTCGCGGGTGTCGCCCTCCTCGTCCTGCGCGGCAGCGCCACCGTCAACCTCGCGGGCATCGTGGCGATGCTGACGGCGACCACGCTGATGGCTCTCGCCGTGGTGCTCAGCAAGCGGTGGGGCCGCCCCGAAGGCACGTCACTGCTCGCCCTCACCGGCTGGCAACTGACCGCGGGCGGACTGGTCCTGGCGCCCATCGCCCTCACCGCGGAGGGCCTTCCGGGCCACTTCACCGGGGCCAACATCGCCGGGTACACCTACCTCGGCATCATCGGCACGGCGCTCGCGTACGCCCTCTGGTTCCGCGGCATCGAACGCCTCCCCGCCTCCTCCGTGTCCTTCCTCGGCCTGGCCAACCCGGTCGTCGCGACGCTCGCAGGCCTGGTGATCCTCGGACAGACGCTCACCGTGTGGCAGGTGGCCGGACTGGTCCTCGTCCTGGGCAGCGTGGCGCTCGGCCAAAGCCGCAGCAAGGCGCCCCGCGCCCGCGCATAA
- a CDS encoding NAD(P)-dependent oxidoreductase produces the protein MRITVFGAAGNAGSRVVTEALARGHEVTAVVRDPSRYSELHPDATPRTGDAQDPARTADLSTAQDVIVNATRPAPGHEREHPAITRALLSGLADAPDAVRLIVIGGAGSLTVPGTEGRLAIDDPRYVPAAWRHIAEASNAQYEALRTADTKVPWTYISPSALFEPGTRTGKYRLGKDELLVDADGNSSISMEDLAVALLDEAESPTHHRTRFTVGY, from the coding sequence ATGCGCATCACCGTCTTCGGAGCAGCCGGAAACGCCGGAAGCCGCGTCGTCACCGAGGCCCTTGCCCGCGGCCACGAGGTCACCGCGGTGGTCCGCGACCCGTCCCGCTACTCGGAGCTGCACCCGGACGCCACACCCCGAACCGGCGACGCACAAGACCCGGCCCGAACAGCCGACTTGAGTACGGCCCAGGACGTCATCGTCAACGCCACGAGACCGGCTCCGGGCCACGAACGCGAACACCCGGCGATCACCAGAGCCCTCCTGTCGGGCCTCGCCGACGCCCCCGACGCCGTACGCCTCATCGTCATCGGCGGCGCGGGCAGCCTGACGGTCCCCGGCACGGAGGGCCGCCTCGCCATCGACGACCCGAGGTACGTCCCCGCGGCCTGGCGCCACATAGCGGAGGCATCCAACGCTCAGTACGAGGCGCTCCGCACGGCGGACACGAAGGTGCCCTGGACCTACATCAGCCCCTCGGCCCTCTTCGAACCGGGCACGCGCACGGGCAAGTACCGCCTCGGCAAGGACGAACTCCTGGTGGACGCGGACGGCAACTCGTCGATCTCCATGGAGGACCTGGCGGTGGCACTCCTGGACGAAGCGGAATCCCCCACCCACCACCGCACCCGCTTCACGGTCGGCTACTGA
- a CDS encoding LysR family transcriptional regulator, with the protein MTPEPVSASRRAEPVVVSRRDVDPRLLRAFVAVAEELHFTRAAARLYVAQQAVSRDVRRLERELGTELFARSTRQVTLTADGERLLPYARRVLEAQDDLVAAAAGAARPLLVDLNSPGLVFGRILERARALAPECELMARFESGLAGSAAEIVAGRLDVSFGRYAGLDPALRAGLDHQPVRYEPMAVLLPTGHPLAELDEVPLDALAGETVYAGAGNPRTTEWTGLARLLFEGRGIEVAPPAPLAVGLEEFERVMAKNRNPVLAVVDFPAMPGAELRPLIAPVPLSPVSLVWRKGLLHPGIEALREAAASLAAEEGWLARPADGWLPAADALVMT; encoded by the coding sequence ATGACACCGGAGCCAGTTTCCGCGTCCCGCCGTGCGGAACCAGTCGTCGTGTCCCGCCGCGATGTGGACCCGAGGCTGTTGCGTGCCTTCGTCGCCGTGGCGGAGGAGCTGCACTTCACGCGGGCGGCCGCCCGGCTGTACGTCGCGCAACAGGCCGTGAGCCGCGATGTTCGGCGTCTGGAACGGGAGTTGGGGACCGAGCTCTTCGCGCGCAGCACGCGGCAGGTCACGCTGACCGCCGACGGCGAGCGGCTCCTGCCGTACGCGCGACGCGTCCTGGAAGCCCAGGACGACCTGGTCGCGGCCGCCGCGGGCGCGGCGCGCCCGCTCCTCGTCGACCTGAACAGCCCCGGCCTGGTCTTCGGCCGGATCCTGGAGCGGGCCCGCGCGCTGGCCCCCGAGTGCGAGCTGATGGCGCGCTTCGAGAGCGGGCTCGCCGGTTCCGCCGCCGAGATCGTCGCCGGGCGGCTCGACGTGTCCTTCGGGCGGTACGCGGGGCTCGACCCGGCGCTGCGGGCCGGGCTCGACCACCAGCCCGTGCGGTACGAGCCGATGGCGGTGCTGCTGCCGACCGGTCATCCGCTGGCGGAGCTCGACGAAGTGCCGCTCGACGCGCTCGCGGGGGAGACCGTGTACGCGGGGGCGGGCAACCCGAGGACGACGGAGTGGACGGGTCTCGCGCGACTGCTCTTCGAGGGACGCGGCATCGAAGTCGCGCCCCCCGCGCCTCTCGCCGTCGGCCTTGAGGAGTTCGAACGCGTCATGGCGAAGAATCGGAACCCGGTCCTCGCGGTGGTGGACTTCCCGGCGATGCCCGGGGCCGAGCTGCGGCCGTTGATCGCCCCCGTTCCGCTCTCACCGGTCTCACTCGTCTGGCGAAAAGGCCTGCTCCATCCGGGCATTGAGGCCTTGCGGGAGGCTGCGGCGTCGCTGGCGGCCGAGGAGGGGTGGCTGGCGAGGCCGGCGGATGGCTGGCTTCCTGCGGCGGATGCGCTCGTCATGACCTGA
- a CDS encoding MarR family winged helix-turn-helix transcriptional regulator, with protein sequence MTDHDDAIDELRSQWRRERPDLDLAQLDAMALVGRIKRADHLLSKGMKRVFVEYGLEFAEFDVLATLRRVGAPHELTAGGLLKTAMVTSGAITNRLDKLERKGLVERHPDPNDRRAIRVRLTDAGRDLVDRAVVDHIANEERMLAALSPEERAALDGALRRLLVSLGDTHLG encoded by the coding sequence ATGACCGACCACGACGACGCCATCGACGAACTGCGGAGCCAGTGGCGCCGCGAGCGTCCCGACCTGGACCTCGCGCAGCTGGACGCGATGGCTCTGGTCGGCCGCATCAAACGGGCGGACCATCTGCTGAGCAAGGGCATGAAGCGGGTCTTCGTCGAGTACGGCCTGGAGTTCGCGGAGTTCGACGTCCTCGCCACGCTGCGCCGGGTCGGCGCCCCGCACGAACTCACCGCGGGCGGGCTCCTCAAGACCGCGATGGTGACGTCCGGCGCCATCACGAACCGCCTCGACAAGCTCGAGCGCAAGGGCCTGGTCGAACGCCACCCGGACCCGAACGACCGCCGCGCCATCCGGGTCCGCCTCACCGACGCGGGCCGCGACCTGGTGGACCGTGCGGTGGTGGACCACATCGCGAACGAGGAGCGGATGCTGGCGGCTCTGTCGCCGGAGGAGCGGGCGGCCCTCGATGGGGCGTTGCGGCGACTTCTCGTGTCGCTCGGGGATACGCACTTGGGGTGA
- the dacB gene encoding D-alanyl-D-alanine carboxypeptidase/D-alanyl-D-alanine-endopeptidase has protein sequence MSRPVRRVNTRMRHWIWPAVLAVAAAGLSAGSPAGADSDRSGLPEAIDTILADPRMEGGVASVVVADSASGDVLYQHRSSGRLMPASNTKLLTSAAAMELLGPGHRFTTDVRTTAQRRGSELRGDLYLRGTGDPTTLAKDYDRLAAKIADSGIKRVTGRLVADDTRFDDKRVGDTWGGDDESSYYAAQISALSVAPDTDYDTGTVIVEVEPGARAGAKPRVRVTPKTDYVDIDLRATTVARGGADTVAVERQHGKNVITVSGTVPVGGDTTKEWVTVWEPTKYAAAVFRDALTAHGVKVNGPTRAGIATPRDARRLATHDSMPLKDLMIPFMKLSNNMHAESLTKAMGHKATSRPGSWSDGITAIGGYLKTADVDPGKIRQVDGSGLSRKDNVAAEQYIKLLRSAKSEPWFADWYTSLPVACDPDKFVGGTLRTRMCGTPAALNVHAKTGSLTGASALSGYVKDKNGRELVFSIILNNYLPSSVKALEDAIVVTLASSTEDRAVPVTPRSTRAAERDGGAGAELECSWRKPARC, from the coding sequence ATGAGTAGACCCGTGAGACGCGTCAACACCCGCATGCGCCACTGGATCTGGCCCGCCGTGCTCGCCGTCGCGGCGGCCGGGCTCTCCGCCGGATCTCCGGCCGGCGCGGACTCCGACCGGTCGGGGCTCCCCGAAGCCATCGACACCATCCTGGCCGACCCGCGCATGGAGGGCGGCGTGGCCAGTGTCGTGGTCGCCGACTCCGCGTCCGGCGACGTCCTGTACCAGCACCGCTCCAGCGGCCGTCTGATGCCCGCCTCCAACACCAAGCTGCTCACCTCGGCCGCCGCCATGGAACTCCTCGGCCCCGGCCACCGGTTCACCACGGACGTGCGCACCACCGCGCAGCGGCGCGGCTCCGAGCTCCGCGGCGACCTCTACCTGCGGGGCACCGGCGACCCCACGACCCTCGCCAAGGACTACGACCGACTCGCCGCCAAGATCGCCGACTCGGGGATCAAGCGGGTCACCGGGCGGCTCGTCGCCGACGACACCCGCTTCGACGACAAGCGCGTCGGCGACACCTGGGGCGGCGACGACGAGTCCTCGTACTACGCCGCGCAGATCAGCGCCCTGAGCGTGGCACCCGACACCGACTACGACACCGGGACCGTCATCGTCGAGGTCGAGCCCGGAGCGCGGGCCGGGGCCAAGCCGCGCGTGCGCGTGACGCCGAAGACCGACTACGTGGACATCGATCTGCGCGCGACCACCGTCGCGCGGGGCGGCGCCGACACCGTCGCCGTGGAACGGCAGCACGGCAAGAACGTCATCACCGTCAGCGGCACCGTCCCGGTCGGCGGGGACACCACCAAGGAGTGGGTCACCGTCTGGGAGCCCACCAAGTACGCGGCCGCCGTCTTCCGCGACGCCCTCACCGCACACGGCGTGAAGGTGAACGGGCCTACCCGGGCCGGGATCGCCACCCCGCGGGACGCCCGCAGGCTCGCCACGCACGACTCGATGCCGCTCAAGGACCTCATGATCCCGTTCATGAAGCTGTCCAACAACATGCACGCGGAGAGCCTCACCAAGGCCATGGGCCACAAGGCGACCAGCAGACCCGGGAGTTGGAGCGACGGCATCACCGCCATCGGCGGCTACCTGAAGACCGCGGACGTCGACCCGGGGAAGATCCGCCAGGTCGACGGATCCGGACTCTCGCGCAAGGACAACGTCGCGGCGGAGCAGTACATCAAGCTGCTGCGCTCGGCGAAGAGCGAGCCGTGGTTCGCCGACTGGTACACGTCCCTGCCGGTGGCCTGCGACCCGGACAAGTTCGTCGGCGGCACACTGCGCACACGGATGTGCGGGACCCCCGCCGCCCTCAACGTCCACGCGAAGACCGGCTCGTTGACGGGCGCGTCCGCGCTGTCCGGCTACGTCAAGGACAAGAACGGGCGTGAGCTGGTCTTCAGCATCATCCTGAACAACTACCTGCCCTCCTCCGTGAAGGCCCTGGAGGACGCCATCGTGGTGACCCTCGCCTCCTCGACCGAGGACCGGGCCGTCCCGGTCACACCGCGCTCGACACGTGCGGCGGAGCGGGACGGCGGCGCCGGAGCCGAGCTCGAGTGCTCGTGGCGCAAGCCTGCGCGCTGCTGA
- a CDS encoding nitrate/nitrite transporter encodes MWIERWEPEDERFWKEEGGERVARRNLVFSVLSEHVGFSVWSLWSVMVLFMGPEYGIDAAGKFFLVSMATLVGAVVRVPYTFAVARFGGRNWTVIAASLLLLPTVAAFVVMEPGTSYSTFMLCALLTGVGGGNFASSMTNINSFFPLREKGWALGLNAGGGNIGVPVVQLVGLAVIGAGGGPRVVLGVYVPFVVLSAVCAYLFMDSISSVRNDTGAVKAAVRDPHTWIMSFLYVGTFGSFIGYGFAFGLVLQTQFGRTPLEAAQLTFVGPLLGSLVRPVGGRLADRFGGARITLGNFLAMGAATGVVVIASLRESLPLFVGAFVALFVLTGLGNGSTYKMIPGIFQAKAEARGLTGEDAAAQGRRLSGAAMGLIGAVGGLGGLGINLALRQSFQTVGSGTGAYLVFLAFYGVCACVTYVVYLRRPVARTVATGEAEAGAGDRSSLRYVDV; translated from the coding sequence ATGTGGATCGAGCGGTGGGAGCCGGAGGACGAGAGGTTCTGGAAGGAGGAGGGCGGGGAGAGGGTCGCCCGGCGGAATCTCGTGTTCTCCGTGCTGTCCGAGCACGTCGGGTTCTCCGTGTGGAGCCTCTGGTCGGTGATGGTCCTGTTCATGGGGCCCGAGTACGGGATCGACGCCGCGGGGAAATTCTTCCTCGTGTCGATGGCGACCCTCGTCGGCGCCGTCGTCCGCGTGCCGTACACCTTCGCCGTCGCCCGGTTCGGAGGGCGGAACTGGACCGTCATCGCCGCGTCCCTGCTGCTCCTGCCCACCGTCGCCGCCTTCGTGGTGATGGAGCCGGGGACCTCGTACAGCACCTTCATGCTGTGTGCGCTGCTCACCGGCGTCGGCGGGGGCAACTTCGCCTCCAGCATGACCAACATCAATTCCTTCTTCCCGCTGCGCGAGAAGGGGTGGGCGCTCGGGCTCAACGCCGGGGGCGGCAACATCGGCGTGCCCGTCGTGCAGCTCGTGGGGCTCGCCGTCATCGGGGCCGGCGGCGGGCCCCGTGTCGTGCTCGGGGTGTATGTGCCGTTCGTTGTTCTCTCGGCCGTCTGTGCCTACCTCTTCATGGACAGCATCTCCTCCGTCCGCAATGACACGGGCGCCGTCAAAGCCGCCGTCCGAGACCCGCACACGTGGATCATGTCGTTCCTGTACGTGGGGACCTTCGGGTCGTTCATCGGGTACGGATTCGCCTTCGGGCTCGTCCTGCAGACGCAGTTCGGACGGACGCCGCTGGAGGCCGCGCAGCTCACCTTCGTCGGGCCGCTGCTCGGCTCGCTCGTACGGCCCGTCGGCGGGCGGCTCGCCGACCGGTTCGGCGGCGCCCGCATCACCCTGGGGAACTTCCTCGCCATGGGCGCCGCGACCGGCGTCGTCGTCATCGCCTCCCTGCGCGAGTCGCTGCCGCTGTTCGTCGGCGCCTTCGTCGCGCTCTTCGTCCTGACGGGGCTCGGCAACGGCTCCACGTACAAGATGATCCCCGGCATCTTCCAGGCCAAGGCCGAGGCCCGGGGGCTCACCGGGGAGGACGCCGCCGCTCAGGGGCGGCGGCTGTCCGGTGCGGCCATGGGGCTGATCGGCGCCGTCGGCGGTCTCGGCGGGCTCGGCATCAACCTCGCGCTGCGGCAGTCCTTCCAGACCGTGGGCTCCGGCACCGGCGCCTATCTCGTCTTCCTCGCCTTCTACGGGGTGTGTGCCTGTGTCACCTACGTCGTATACCTCCGGCGGCCCGTCGCCCGGACGGTCGCGACAGGCGAGGCCGAGGCCGGGGCCGGGGACCGGTCGTCGCTCCGTTACGTTGATGTGTGA
- a CDS encoding Imm50 family immunity protein produces the protein MLIPLAADEYEEWSIVMSWTSLVENPEGIASVFSGAVPPLSDVRIHSVALDRDGPQLRVRFDLREYPERAPKKWAAQRFNTVQVELVFGGLSDVELSGFSVAPVGDIVLTSGEKVHLEIASTDVRVRASAQSVYISKLSAYMDEPRG, from the coding sequence GTGCTGATACCTCTTGCGGCTGACGAGTACGAGGAGTGGTCGATCGTCATGTCCTGGACTTCCCTGGTAGAGAACCCTGAAGGGATCGCCTCGGTGTTCAGCGGGGCCGTGCCGCCGTTGAGTGACGTGCGTATTCACTCCGTCGCACTGGACAGGGACGGACCGCAGCTTCGTGTACGGTTCGATCTCCGCGAATATCCGGAACGGGCACCCAAGAAGTGGGCTGCGCAACGGTTCAACACTGTCCAGGTCGAGTTGGTGTTCGGCGGACTGAGTGATGTGGAGCTGAGCGGCTTCTCTGTCGCCCCCGTCGGAGATATCGTTCTCACCAGTGGTGAGAAGGTGCACCTTGAGATCGCCTCGACGGACGTACGGGTCCGCGCATCAGCTCAATCCGTATACATCTCGAAGCTCTCCGCATACATGGACGAGCCCCGTGGTTGA